TTGTCTGCTGTGTCAAGAGCCTCTGGAGTGTTCGGCCTCGTTTCACTCTTCCATCAACGACGGcttttcttgtttgatttgtgcctaaaatataagaaaataaaagggtaTCGtcctcttgttttcctttttaagatgggtaatgacacaaataattcattaattttgattcaatatacaatataatttttattgtttatttaactaatatcattataaattttaatctaATGTGTAATATGGCtaataaacttttaatttgtacaatgtaatccctaaatttttagtgCGCAATCAATGTAATTCataaattgaatgaaaaaaaaaaattaatgtcatTCTTTCATTGTTTCAAGATTAGGGACatcatcaaatatttttatatagttcatgAATTAGATTGAACATATACCTAAAGTTTAAGAATCGCATTCAAAGATCATATTGCATATTGGATAAAAATTCatagatcacattaaacaaattaaaattttatagatcatttgtgtcatttttcctaaCCAATTTATGTGACCATTTAGATGCCTAAGTATCGATTTTCTAATGGGTATATTGACCATGACAAAAGTTTGTACTCAGAATTTTGCATTGTTCAATTTCCTTAAATATAATAGAAGCTCCAATGATGGCATTCAATTTGAATTAATATGATTTACCAAATTAGCTTTGATCGTGACAACCGAATTATTAGTTTGTAATTTCCGAATTATCATTTTATCTTTGCAACGTATCTGCGCTTTATTAGATTTAACAATGAAATTATCTCGATCGATTTCGtgtatttttttaatctggTGATTGATTATTTATAACTTTCTTTTATCGAGAGAAGGCCGAAATTCACACTTGTGAGGCACAGAGCTTGACATGTTTTATGAATTTAGTCTCTTTCAGGGTGTTACTGCTCGGAACAGACCAGAAAATTGTTGTTTGAAAAGCACATGATTTTCCAATCCATtgatttatttcgaattttaaatgaCATTGAACGTGGTCAGAGCTCACAAATTAACGGTCATGGACAAAGCAAATTCTAAAACGAGAAAATGAAGATACAGGATAGACGATGAAAGACGAGCCTCGGTTAGCAGAGCAGAATCATCGCCATGCTCTTCTCTATAGCCGCTGTTCAACGATCTGAGAAAAATGCTTGTTTCCTATCGAAAGGTTTTATGTTCCCCGTAAGATCACGACAAAGCCTGATAAAAAGGCATTTCGGGACTACATAAcaaaatgatgaagaaaaacaaaaccagGACCATCTTCTTAAATCTTGTATTTATCTGTAAGCAACTGGTAGGAGGTTGTCATCCTTTCATCTTCGACGCGGACGTACTCCCATTCGGTCTTCTCACAAATCGACCctgcaaaaattgaagaacataACGTGGTTAGAGAAGCAGCCTCTTTCAGGACAGTACCTCTGCTCGCAAATGTCAATGTCTTGTCGTTATCTCACGGACTTAAAATCTTTAGCAAAAGCAGATCTACCTCTATTCTGCGTGCATGTCTTTGGACAGTGAAAAACCTAGCCAAAAAATGAGAAGGGTCAAAAGCTTTTGCACGTTCAGATGGACGCAGCTTCTAGTTCTAAACCCGGATCGAAATCTTGAGGGCAGGAGAAGAGTATTCTTGTTCATGCTAAGTTTCGTATCATGTTAGGTTATGGTTCTAATAATCGACgcagattctctctctctctctctctctctcaaggagTAATGTGTTTGATGGGGAGGACCCGATCGGATTACCTAATTACTCTCTAATCAAATGCAGACAACCCAGAGATAATTGGGTCATATGTTTTGGAGCTACAAAGAGATGATATATACCTTCATTCTGGGCCGTTGATCAGCATTAACTTTTCTGACTTGATACCTAATCTTCTTGGAGAAGAGGCGAGTGCGCCGCTTCTCCTTATAGCGCTGAACGCTTGCTTCTCTCAGTCCGCCGCTCTCCGAAAACAAATCAATCTGGGCCAACCTCGCCTGTCAATTACATGGAAGACATTGAGCCCAAAATAGACAAAATGGTCAATACAAATTTGTAAACAGGACAGATCTAAATAAGGTTTCTATGAAAAGGATTCGAACGAAAGGAATTCACAGCTCAGAACCAAATAGCATATTCCATCAGACATTTGATTTATTCAAATCAGCCATCTAACAGGGGAAACTTTTCCCAAAAATCTGTCTTTTAGGGAGTCTAATGAGCGCATGATTGGCAGCTAGAAAACAAAAACTAGAGTCGGCCTGGTAACAGTGAAGCCGGGTCCCACGGACTAGATTCATGCAGGGCTGGTCCCCCTTAAGCGAAAGCCCTGAAACTTTCTAGTTGTACTTGGAAGCATGTACGAAACATTCCCTCGTTAGCAATTAACTTGTTAGCAATTAATAATTACACATCATAAATTAGAATCAGGGTTTTAGAAAAAATGTAATCTTTATGAAACGCAACCGGTTAATGAACGGACGGCAACTTGGCAGTTAGCTCTAGCGCGAAGAACACTGGATTTGCCAACTAATCGAGCCTGtcttaagtgaaaaaaagaaagcaatttttttgcAGGCGAGAGGGATTAGAGAACGTACAGAGACGTCATTGCCGGCGCCGTCGGAGTCGTCGGGGAACGGCGAGCCCTTGCCGGACCAAGCGTCGACGACCTCATCGTAGTTCAGTTTCAGCAGCAACCCTTCCATCGGCTTCGGAGTGGGGTCCTCTTTGGGCGGCTCCTCCGTGTCCCTGGACTCGGCCGCGCTCTTCTCGACcttgctcctcttcttcttctccgccGAACTGGAGCTCCGGTTGAGCTTCGGGGATATCTCGCGGACATCGACGGTGGGGAAGTTCCACCAGTTCACTTCGCTGACGTCTCTCCACGCGCTCACTCCTCTTCTCATTCCAAATCCCAGAGGCGGTCGGTTCCCATAAACCGGGTCGCTGTACAACGTTCGATGGGACGCACTGGTGTCGGCGCTGAGATTTCCCATGATGCTGTCGATGATCCCTTCCTCCATTTCCTCGTCCAAGATGGATTCAGCGTCGAAATCTTCTTGGAACCCTTCCCAGCAAGCGTCCAAATCCGAGCCCTTGGATTGGATTTCGTTCTCCCCTGGGCTCTGGCAAGGCTTTTCGCGAGAAGGCGAGAATTTGGGCTCGAGTTGGGAAAAGCACTTGTCTTGCTTTGGCTGGTGATGCGGGAGCAAGTACCCGGAACCAAAATCATCGTCCACGACTCGAAAAGGAAGCAACAGTTCCGAGGATTCATCAGCGAGGATTTGATGGGATTTGGTGGATTCACGTGGATGGTTTGTCAGGTGTTTGCTGGAGAAAATGTTTGGATAGGCCGTGGAGAGTAAAGCAGCCGCTTCATTGTACGTCTGGTTGGGACGCTTTCTCTGTGTCCGGGGCTTCCGGGTGCAGATTGCAAGTGGTGAGTCGCTGGATTCGGAGATTGTCGAACATGGCGATGATGATGTTTGCGAGGTTCGGGTTGATGTTGTTGGGGATTTGATGATATCGAGATCGAGAGCATAAGTTCTGCTGCCTCCACTTAGACAGGAAGCCATTATTCTGGAATAAACTTAAACTAAGGGAAAGATTGCCAACTTGAGTAGGAATCAGTGCAATGGGTCAAGAAGAAGACTAAATTCAGTCGGACTATAATTCAAGTTCTGACCAGAAAATCAACCAATTGTGGAAATAGTAGATTCTCTGGGACAGCAAAAGctatcagaaattttttgtgtagATGAGCTAATTGGGAAGGAGATCCACAGAACCAATTTGCAGAAATAATAAGCAAGCAAGGTTACTCAGAATTCGCGAGGAAAAGATTCAAAAGACAGTACAAGAATGTTAGACCTTGTTACCGAAGCTCTTGCTGAAAGAACTTCAGCTCAATCAGAGAGTTGTGAAGTGAAAAGCTACACTCATAGGGCGATTCAGCTCTAAAATGAACTCAAAACGCCATCAGGAGAGTGTAATGTTTAAAATGCTTGGCATCTGAATGACTACGTACTGACCAGAGAGAGCTAGCTCTTGTACCCCGGGGACacactcaaaagagagagcgtCACAAAACCCTAGGAAAACCCAGTTATATATCTGAGCTTTCTTGACTCACGGCAGGCGGGtttagacataaaaaaaaaagaagaggaataagaatttagaaatatctcagaaaggaaaattaaccaATGACGGTATCAAAGACTCTGAGTATGCCACAGTTAAAATTTAGCAGAGAGATGCGGAGACAGACAAAGACAGGGTGTGCATGCCATTGTGGATGTGCATCTGTTACATCTACAGAACTCTTAACGGGTCTCTTTTGCTCCTCCCcgtgacctctctctctctctctctctctctctccagagtGCATTAGAGAAGGGAAGGGGAGCAGAGGCTAAAGTCTCGTTGTTTGagctaagagagagagagggggagaaacAGGGGAAGGGACAAAACTCATTATCAGCTCCGCTGTGTGAGGACCACCCTGGCAAAGCTCTCTCTATCCCTATTTTACAGGGCTTAGCACTTCAATTATTTCTCATCTTCCTCGTTTCCTAGATCGACCTCTTTTCCAACCCTCTTTTCACCACCGGGCGATCAACTATCAGTTTACCGTTAAAGAGGTCTTAAGAAATTGTAAGGACAAAGAttgatcttctcttcttttgccCCCCTGAAGCATCTGAATCCATTTCAAGGCATGGTTTTCTAGTTCTTGAAACCCCACTTCTCTTTTTCCTGAATTCCGCTAAAGACTCAGTTTTACTTCATATCTGTGGAAAACTGTCGGTCCAAAACGGACATCGAGAGAATTCTAAAATCTTGCCAACTTGGCGTTTAGTAGGAGTCCAGAATTGCGAGGATATTCTGATGACGTGAGAAGGAACGTAAAGCCCGCGGCTACGGGCGTTTACAAACTATTTGAAATTCAttagaaaatcccaaatttCCTCAACCCAAAAAATATCCTgacaagtaaaagaaaaaataacactGAATGAGGATTTGGAACTTGGATTGCATTTGCGATATCTTAAGATAAGGTAGCAGAGCACTTCGAGGGAACGTCATCCTAATCATGGGCGCGGATCGTTGGATCtccaaattggatttttttgagGGTGTGCCACCCATACCACCTGCAGGAGCGGACCCCCCTCTCGTTCTTTCTCTAGAAATTCACTGACAAAAGCCCTCTTATCTGATGACATGGCGAAACCTCACTGCTCGGCCCAGATTTCCTAGGGCTGACGTGGactgcctttttttcttttgttttttggtttcgggttctttttcaaatttgcaGGATTTCACGTGTATCTAGGAGGAGGAGGCGTTTTTTGGATGTCatagggggaggagagagagaagaacgATGATTTGAAAGCTTTTTGGTGTCTTTTGCCATCTTTCGTGTGGCATCTGACAATCATACGTTGGGCTTCTGGGGTTCAGTGGCTCCTGATTACAAATTCTTACCTATAAACCATTCGATCGCCCCGTTCTTATCTCTTTCCgttcttgctcttttttttttcttttttttttgccctttttgttTCTACTGAGGAAATGTCTTGTATCTAACTAATCCCCCGAATAAAaaggttaataccctaaaaccccaaaccagtacattcatgacaaatttactccaaactatttttcgactatgaaaaaccccaaactgatacatttgtgacaaatttaccccaactgaccataaaaaaaaatcctaaactggtacatttacgacaaatttactctaaaataattttttcaattgcaaaaaacctcaaattgataaatttgtgacaaatataccttctgctaaattagattaataccacaaaaaaaatcaaaaaaattgtaaactgtggcAAATGatgcgtaaaatcctaaattgatatattagtcaactgtcacgtgtaatttaatttaataatttgacaataaaatttaacgaaaattgaCATAAGGTAAacttgttacaagtgtaccagtttggggtaaatttgtcaaaggtataccagtttggggtttttggtgataaaaaaaatagttttgggtaaatttgtcacaaatgtaccagtttggggtttttcagggtattaaccccaaataaaatttgaaaattgatgtGATTGCAAAGTCAAACTgtaaaaagggcaaaaaagataagaagaaaGTAACTATCTGATATGTATAAATAAGGCTCATTTTCTTCACTAAAATGAATGGTGGGCTTATTTCTagcaaaaaactgaaaaatgaaTGGTGAGATTATGCACGAATTCCATAACATATACTGCTGCCACGATTCCCTCCATGTTCCAGAATTCTTTTGCTGAACGTGTTCCGAAACCTAAAAAAGAACAATCTTGGTATTTTCCGTTCCTTAATTCTCTTTTTCCATGTTGTTTGTACTGCAACTTGTAAGCACCTTTAAAACTCACTTGCATGAAATCTGTATCTTCAGTTTTGGGTTTCTCCATTCGCACATGATAGGGTTGTGGTGATGGGTTCGCCATGTTAGAGGTTTGCTACGTCAGCAATTAGCCTTGCTTGGCACTTAAATCCAACATTCCAGCGTTGGTAAAGCAGCTGCTAATCTCGTCGCCACTCTTTGTTGCTAAATGTTCAATGCAATTCataaactaaataaaaatgtttaaaaatttagcGACAGCATTTgacatattaaaaaatttagaacaacATGTCACATTAGACCAAAGTGCAAAGacaatttatgtcattttcccttccGATTTCAATTTTAGCCAAAAGGGATTTTAGGAGGTTTCGGTCGCCTtctaatttttaccaaaaaaaaaaaaaatgtcatgctCACTTatttaagaagaagaaaatggccaCTTATGTTTTATCTTGTGAGCTGAACAACTAGTCAAGGTGCCAACTGATGAACAACGAGTCAAATGGCAGGATCTACGATGAACCACAACGTGCGAAATTTTCCTTCAAAAGGTGTTAAGCTTACTCTGATGAGCGCGttccgaattttttattttattttatgatgttaCACGGCATGCTCTTTTTGCACTTTCCagaatttaaggttttttttttttttcagagataTTTGCTTTCAAAATATCCAGAAATATGTCCAGTGAAATGCCATCCTACTCTCTTGAAATGCTTTCGGTTTCTTCGTGTTTCCTCGGCCAATCAATTCAGACCACAAATGTCTTGTGGGGTTTCCGCACTCGCACGCGCATCTCATAGTTGCACCCTCGGTAGGTATAACTTTCGCACTTAAACTGGTGAGAAATAACCCATGCAGATCTAAGAATATCCCCAAAAGACAGATAAAACCATTGAATAAAATCCCGAGGATACTTGTTTTCACTTCACCGCACTACTCAGGAGATTGGTAATTGTGCAATCACAATTCATTTCGTTGAGTAAAaccatgtttggtaaccattcccATAACAGctattatgttcttttgttttccgaaacaaaaaaagaacaaaaacacgttcaataaaatttttattgccgataacaaaaatctattttttttgttttcggaaatagatttggaacacaatgaagaagtagaaaaaagttgcttcttatttccgaaaacaatttttagaatcaattcatatttttctcttttatcctcttttcttctcttttctcttcatctcttctcctttcttctccttccttttggtTGGTCGCCGACCTCGACTATGGCTTGACTAGACAAGTACCAGCAACCTCGTCAGAGCGTTGCTGACTCGAGCCTTGCTAGTCAgtgcgaggccaacctcgcaccgctgggcaaggcttggcctcacccaaaTATGGTGAGGCCAAGGCTCGCCTTAGCCAGGCAAGCCTTTGACAAACTCACTAGACCTCGCCCAACCGGTCGGCAATTGGCTACAaataaggaggaagaagaagagaaaaagaaaaagaaaatataacaaaagtattaataatttaaaagaaacaaaaaaaattaagaatcctataaaatgcatttctatcccgcaaatataaattttggacaaattcttgacatttttttactcagaaattattttcggaaatagaattagaaaaaaacaaattctaataaaaaattattccccggaacatAATCGTTATCAAATTCGCCCTAAATTGTTCGAGGCTAACACATTGATTGCGAATTTTGATTTGAATGTGAAGTACGACTTAGGATTGACATAGCATATCCTTAATCATATGTTTCTGGCCACAAAAGAGTCAATGGTGAATTCCCAACCTGATGACAAGACCTTATCTGCAAGTCAATGAGATGGAAATCTCACAGCCTTAGAATTTGGATAAGTACACACCAGAAGGGCTTCATGTGATTTGATTCCTTCATTCACAAGTTGATGCTGTTATTGCTATCATGTCTATCTTCAGCATCTCAAGATAAAGCAAAAATCAACCAAGGCTTGATAACTCTCAATTAGGCCGGCTGAAAAATTGCAAGACCAATCACTCGAGGACAAATCCCAAGTTTAATCATCCTTTACACAAGATGTCCAGAAAACCCAATATAATGATGAAGGTAAACAAAATGACATTTGATTAGTGACCGTGGTCGATTGAGAATGCCCGTTCAAATGTCAAAGCATCTACCATCCGATTAGAACTATTAATGCACCAGAATATTCCAATCAACCACATCTCCCAGTGGCAGTCTTAACTGCATTTGAAGATGTGTGATCACAATATAGCTACCGGCAGCTTACTACTGCTGAGTGCTGACAAAGCGTAATCTAAGCATACCGGACATGTAAAATTTTTATGCCtcataaatttaacatttaacaACCATACTTTTATGTTTGAAAGAACTGAATTTGAACTTATGATATATCGTCTTATTGTCTAACTAGGAAATCATTGTTCTTCTAAGACTATAAACGATGCAATGTAACTTCACCATTTGAAATCAAAGGGAATAACTTGCATGGTTGATGCCAAAGTTTGTTTAATATTTGACATAATATACGTGAATCCTTCAAAGAGAGACACCATGATATTAGCAAACCTAAGCATACCTTCCATGTTCCACTTTCTTAAAGACCATTAACCATTTCCAAAAACTGCATGTCATAAATCAAGACCCATAACTTAGCATGGTCTAGGTAACTATGTCAGCTTTGATGCAACAGGTAATGTGAGTCATGCAAgattccaaaaatgaaaaaggccaTTCTTCCAGGAAGATCATGACCTGCTCTCTGTAGATCCTCCAAACCATGTAAAACAGACCTCATGAAACCTTTCCCCAAGTATAAACATAATTTAGGGCACCCTACGATATCTGATGGgacaaaatgaataaatacaagaAGTGTCTTGGGGACCATCTGAACCAACTATATATTATCAGTATGGAGAATGCTGGAAGACATACTTTGTCAGCCACAGCTCCATGCTTCGAAAGCTTGGAAATCTCAAGTCAGCACACAAATGGCATCACTAGCACTTTCCAACCTagctcaaaaaaatttctcatagCAATTACTCGGTAATAGGACCAAAATTAACAAGGGATTGACCAAAAGAGTATGTCATTCATTAAACTCTAAAGTCTGGAGTTCTAAATAATTGAAAGTTCTGAGCGACCAAGCTGACCAGTAGTATCTTGAAGATGAGCAGGTGGATAAGgagatttaaaatttgtttagaGGATACTTTCAGCACTAGCTTCGTGGCTTCAGTCTTGAACAACCTATTTCATCCTTAAACTGAAGATGCATAACATGCAATCAGACAGTGCAGGTCAATCTTTGACCTTTTGATAGTTGACTTGGAGAACAAGAGTTTTCTGGGTACTTTTTCCTTGCACTTTTACTGCAATCACTTCTACATATTTCAACGACCAACATCATATCTGAGCAAGAGCATTGTCCAGTTATTTAATCCAATCAGCATTTTATGCATTATACTTACTGACTTGGCTTAATGTGTTCAATTAAGCACATTAAGCTTCAGATGTCTTCTTTTATGAAGACATCTTTCATCTGCTTCAAGCGTCACATTGATTCACTTAACCTGTTAAGTTCTTACACAACTTTTGTTCGTTACTAAGTTCATAGTGACCCTCCAATGATTAACTGTAATCTTGAGTGTCACTCAACTATTGAGAGGTTTCAGCAAGTCCTTCAACTCTATcattttgaattctaaaatccTCAGAAGTCAGGTTATATTGTTCTAAGAAAAGGTTCATAGGATTTGCTTAATATAACTAATCCATAttctttaataaagaaaaataaggtaATTGTTTGTTACTTATAGAAAGGCATTCAATtaggcaaaaaaggaaaaagaaggcatTCTAATTTCTATAGAAGGTCTTTAAATAAATGTCTCAGGCAAGAGAACAGTTTCAATTTACAAAGCACAACACTACTGCTACTCTCCCATGATTCTCTACTCTCTAGTTATTGATCTGAAAAGGTTAAGCATGTTGAGTAAGATAGAACAATTGGTTGGTGTTATGTATCTTGGTCATAGTCAATTAATTATTCACCATTAATATGACCAGCAATGTGAGATTTGAAAATATTagagaaaatgagaggaaaaagaCATATGAGTGGATAATAAACCAGTCACATCATGGAATGAGCACAGTGATCTTGACTGAGCATATAACAGAACACGGTGATCTTGCCAAATATACAAAATCCAGAATCTGGATGGTGTACTTCAATCCAAAGTCAGACATTTGTTCCTTTTTAAATGTTTAGGTGTAAATGCTAAACACCATGCTATTTATCAACATTCTTTTCACAGGTTCCCATCAAGTCAGATCTCTAAAATTGGCAGAGAAATCATCTGTACTGCTGCTTGATTTCATTATACTTTCGTTAAATAGTACTGGAGCCGATGATTTTACACACGTAAGGTTATGGaattgtttaatttaattagacAACTCGGTCCAGCTCCACAATCAGCAATCTGGCATTCATTAATGCAAATGACACAGCCATAATGATCTAATCAATTGGTTTGAAAGACTTTCTACTGAAACAGGTATTAAAGGGCAAGATGTGAAAGGAGGAGTCATGTACCAACCTTTTGGTCCAAACTCCAATCTTGCATCTTTAAGAGTTGAAAAGATTTCTTTTCCACATATAGATGGATAAAATCAAGCGCCTTGCTTCCCTTCTAGATGCGAGAATTGAGCATTTCCAATCACATTACAATGAATATGGGAGGGACATGGTTGAAATTGAAAGCACGATCATATGAGTCTTCGTTCATACTTGTATGATAAAGATTAACGGCTCACTTGCCATAGGACTTTGTATCTATGTGTCCAATTGATTTTCTTACATATTTGGACGACTCAAGAAGGATCAAGAAATGCTCCGCCATTTTGTCAGCTTTTGATAAGCAGCATGTTATGCAGCTAAAATGGAGCTTCCACTGGTAGCAGAGGTCTCACCAAGAAACTCTGATCTCAACTGCATTAATAGCCTGCCCAAATAATTTAATCCTTCTCCTTCCCTTCCTCCACCCCAAAAGAGGTCATGTGGTGAAGCTTCAACAAGAACAGAACCAGCAGTTGATAGAAGCATGTTATTCAAGTGGGGGTAAATTGAGAACTTGCTTTTCAAGGCTCTGTACATCACATCGATCTTCACACTCTCCCAGTCAGATCTCACCTGCATTGATGCTTACAAAAGTTTATATCTCGTAACTAATAAGTTTCATTTACCAAGATCTCAAAGTTCGTCTAGTAAAATCGTAATATATCCAGGACgcctttcttttccaaatttacttttgggggaaaaaaatttgcattttcttttcgaGCTGTATTATGTTCTTATGAAGAGCATCATATTCTTTTCTCAATTCTCATACATTTTAGTTGCTTCGATAACCATTTTCATGCTTTTGTAGCTTATGAGCCTTAATAGGAAACAACATTTCTCTATGTGCTAAAACATTAAGTGCGAAACATGATTTACAAAGAGGAcgaaaatcaaaaaacaaatggATTGACCGGATTTTACATTTCTCATCTTCAAGCAGAATGTTAAAAGTTCACAACTAAAAAACTCAGGTGCTAATCACAAGTACATAAGAAAAGCCAAAGTGGAGGGACTATAAAGCCATGCAAATTCTTGGCACAAATGTCTGAGTTTGTAAagaaagtgtaatcaaatcaaAGAAATGGGTGGCTGATGATTTTTAGGCATGAGAATGACGAACGAAAGCCATTTGAAAATAGGGAAATTGGGGATACCAGATCTGGTTGCCGCCTCTGCACAGACCTTCCCATTCTGGCTGCCTCCTCCGGACTTTTTGCGGATTTTATGTCTTCAACACATGCTTGTGCAAGAGGATTGTCCACTCCAACAAACTTGTGTGCCTGCAATTCAACAGTCCTGGAAGATTATGCATAGCATTTGATTTAGAAGGTAATTTTTAAGGCAAAAAG
This genomic stretch from Eucalyptus grandis isolate ANBG69807.140 chromosome 3, ASM1654582v1, whole genome shotgun sequence harbors:
- the LOC104435926 gene encoding protein CHLOROPLAST IMPORT APPARATUS 2, whose amino-acid sequence is MASCLSGGSRTYALDLDIIKSPTTSTRTSQTSSSPCSTISESSDSPLAICTRKPRTQRKRPNQTYNEAAALLSTAYPNIFSSKHLTNHPRESTKSHQILADESSELLLPFRVVDDDFGSGYLLPHHQPKQDKCFSQLEPKFSPSREKPCQSPGENEIQSKGSDLDACWEGFQEDFDAESILDEEMEEGIIDSIMGNLSADTSASHRTLYSDPVYGNRPPLGFGMRRGVSAWRDVSEVNWWNFPTVDVREISPKLNRSSSSAEKKKRSKVEKSAAESRDTEEPPKEDPTPKPMEGLLLKLNYDEVVDAWSGKGSPFPDDSDGAGNDVSARLAQIDLFSESGGLREASVQRYKEKRRTRLFSKKIRYQVRKVNADQRPRMKGRFVRRPNGSTSASKMKG